Genomic segment of Ewingella sp. CoE-038-23:
GGCTTTCAGAATGGCGCGACGGATCATGCGTTTGGTCTGTTCGTCGAGATAGCCGTGGTTATAGCCAGCGATGATGGGGGCGTGGTTATCACTGCTTTTCATGGTCTGAGTCCTGTGAAGTCGTTGAATCATGCTGCTGGCGCAGGCGTTTCAGCAGTTCCAGTTCGGCCTGGAAGTCAACGTAGTGCGGCAGTTTGAGGTGGGAAACAAAACCGGCGGCTTCGACGTTGTCGGCATGGGACAGCACGAACTCTTCGTCCTGCGCCGGGCTGTTCACCAGTTCGTTGTACTCTTTGGTCTGCAATGCGCGGTCGACCAGCGACATCGACATCGCCTTACGCTCGGCGCGGCCAAACACCAAGCCGTAGCCACGGGTGAAGTGCGGCGGCTTGTCGTCCGGGGTGACAAAGCCGTTCACCATTTCGCATTCGGTCAGCAGGATCTCGCCGATATCAATCGCAAAGCCCAGCTCTTCCGGCACGATTTCCACCGTCAGCCATCCGGTACGAATTTCGCCAGCAAAGGGGTGGGTGCGGCCATAACCACGCTGGGTGGAGTAGCTCAGGGAGAGCAGGAAACCCTCGTCGCCGCGCACCAGCTGTTGCAGGCGAGCCGCGCGAGAAGCGGGGTAAACCGGCGGGGTGCGGGTGATGTCTTCAGGCTCGCTGCCGTCGTCCTCTTCTTTCACCGCCAACTGTTGCGCGGTCAGCAGGTCAAACACGTGGCTGCACTGCTCTGGCAGGGTTTCGTCGGCGATGGGCGTGAACGGCGCTTCGCCTTCGGCCAGCAGGGCGAAATCCAGCAAGCGGTGGGTGTAATCGTACGTCGGGCCAAGCACCTGTCCGCCCGGCAAGTCCTTATACACCGCAGAAATACGGCGTTCGAGGCGCATATCGCTGGTGTCCAGCGGCTGGCTGGTGGCGAGGCGTGGCAGAGTGGTGCGATAGGCGCGCAGCAGGAAAATCGCTTCGACCAGGTCACCGCTCGACTGTTTGATAGCCAGCGCGGCCAGCTGGCGGTCGTAAATTCCGCCTTCGCTCATCACGCGATCTACCGCCAGACCCAGCTGCTGTTCGATTTGCGCGCATTCCAGTTCATCAACGTGGGTGTCGCCACGGCGCTCGTGCGCCAGAAGTTGATGGGCGGCAGCAATGGCTTTTTCGCCCCCTTTAACGGCTACGTACATCAGCAAACCTCCACGCGGGTGGTGCGCGGCACGGCAATCAGCTCGTCACCGCAGGTAAACATGAAATCCAGCCCCAGCGGGAAGCGGTGCGGACGGTTAAGCAGGTATTGGCGTACCGCGTCTGGCAGTTGCGGGGTGATCACCCGCTCGGACTCAATGCCCGGCCCGGTCAGGCGCAGCGCAGTTCCGCCGCTCAAACCGTCGAGCTGCACAATCACGCTGGTGGCAAGCTCTGGAGACATTTCGTCGCCGCACGGAAAGGCCAGCAGGGTGGCGCTGTCGAGGGCCGGGTCTGCCAGCGCGAAGCTGACGGAGGACGGCTCTTCGGTCAGAACCGCGCCGGTATGGAAACGCAGGTTTTTACGCAGAATGTCGTCATTGAGCGCGGCGCTTATCCAAAGCGGCGTGTCTTGGTCAATCAACGTTAACAGCACGCAGGCGCTGGCAGAGCCAAGCGCGCCGAAGCCCGGAACGGCAGGCAGTTTGACGCAGGTTCCC
This window contains:
- the phnH gene encoding phosphonate C-P lyase system protein PhnH, with protein sequence MSLVASFQNPVADAQFSFRRILKALSEPGTCVKLPAVPGFGALGSASACVLLTLIDQDTPLWISAALNDDILRKNLRFHTGAVLTEEPSSVSFALADPALDSATLLAFPCGDEMSPELATSVIVQLDGLSGGTALRLTGPGIESERVITPQLPDAVRQYLLNRPHRFPLGLDFMFTCGDELIAVPRTTRVEVC
- a CDS encoding carbon-phosphorus lyase complex subunit PhnI: MYVAVKGGEKAIAAAHQLLAHERRGDTHVDELECAQIEQQLGLAVDRVMSEGGIYDRQLAALAIKQSSGDLVEAIFLLRAYRTTLPRLATSQPLDTSDMRLERRISAVYKDLPGGQVLGPTYDYTHRLLDFALLAEGEAPFTPIADETLPEQCSHVFDLLTAQQLAVKEEDDGSEPEDITRTPPVYPASRAARLQQLVRGDEGFLLSLSYSTQRGYGRTHPFAGEIRTGWLTVEIVPEELGFAIDIGEILLTECEMVNGFVTPDDKPPHFTRGYGLVFGRAERKAMSMSLVDRALQTKEYNELVNSPAQDEEFVLSHADNVEAAGFVSHLKLPHYVDFQAELELLKRLRQQHDSTTSQDSDHEKQ